From Polynucleobacter sp. MWH-Braz-FAM2G, a single genomic window includes:
- a CDS encoding GspE/PulE family protein — protein sequence MSIAQDDSLIIRTWYEIATRALHARASDIHIEAGTEATLIRIRVDGLLQIQSYCPIELHDRLITRIKVLARLDIAEKRLPQDGRLSIGHDFAKPNIDCRVSILPTLYGEKAVIRILPNCVDDLNLEEIGLLSCQLEIFQKGLSQSNGLILVTGPTGSGKTRTLYSCLRHLNQQHRNLCSIEDPIEIRLAGVNQVAYHPRAGLDFPIIIRALLRQDPDVIMIGEIRDGATAQLAIQAAQTGHLVLSTLHTRNARGAITRLKNLGVDQEAIESCLLIVSSQRLVRKICHKCFELNADMRDKCSFCKGSGYFGRIGIHEVLGQSHLSDFTIPYLSMHEAGLEHIQSGLINSASLASEISSWH from the coding sequence TTGAGCATTGCTCAAGATGACTCACTAATCATTCGAACTTGGTATGAAATTGCCACTCGTGCTCTTCATGCTAGAGCGAGTGACATTCATATTGAGGCAGGCACCGAGGCCACCCTTATACGCATACGCGTTGATGGCCTCCTGCAAATACAGTCATATTGTCCGATTGAATTGCATGACCGTCTAATTACACGCATCAAAGTTCTGGCACGTCTAGACATAGCTGAAAAGCGCCTTCCACAAGATGGGCGACTAAGTATCGGTCACGATTTCGCCAAACCCAACATCGATTGCCGCGTATCGATTTTGCCCACACTATATGGCGAAAAGGCAGTCATTCGAATACTGCCCAATTGTGTTGATGATCTTAATTTAGAAGAAATCGGTCTTTTGTCATGTCAGCTGGAAATATTCCAAAAAGGATTATCCCAATCAAATGGACTCATTTTGGTCACTGGACCAACAGGAAGCGGCAAAACGCGTACCTTGTATAGTTGCTTACGTCATCTAAACCAACAGCATCGCAATCTTTGCTCAATAGAAGATCCGATAGAGATTCGATTAGCTGGAGTTAATCAAGTGGCATATCACCCACGTGCGGGCTTAGATTTCCCAATCATCATTCGCGCCCTCCTTAGACAAGACCCTGATGTCATTATGATTGGCGAAATTCGCGATGGAGCAACCGCCCAGCTTGCGATACAAGCAGCGCAAACTGGACATCTAGTTTTAAGCACACTACATACCCGCAATGCTCGGGGGGCAATTACCAGACTTAAAAATCTTGGGGTTGATCAGGAGGCTATTGAATCCTGTTTACTAATTGTGAGCTCGCAACGTTTAGTTCGCAAGATTTGCCATAAGTGCTTTGAGCTAAATGCAGACATGAGGGATAAGTGTTCTTTCTGCAAAGGGAGCGGTTATTTTGGACGCATTGGAATTCATGAAGTATTAGGCCAGTCCCATCTTTCTGATTTCACCATCCCATATCTCTCGATGCATGAAGCTGGCTTAGAACATATTCAATCAGGCCTCATTAATTCAGCGTCATTAGCCTCAGAAATCAGCTCATGGCATTAA
- a CDS encoding fumarylacetoacetate hydrolase family protein: MAQWLRFQHQGKSGLGQVKGDEIAVFDGDLFNEPRATGETLKLADVTIDIPCVPSKMVAMVDNFHALVTKLEHAVPAEPLYFLKGNNSFLAANQVIRTPKSYSGKVVYEGELGIVIGKRCHEADETEASQAIFGYTCINDVTAIEILNRDPGYAQWTRAKSFNTFGVFGPYITTDVDPSKLTIKTILNDQERQNYPIADMIFPPAKLVSLISQDVPLEAGDIIACGTSVGVGTMKPGSNVSIIIDGVGQLNNRFE; the protein is encoded by the coding sequence ATGGCGCAGTGGCTTAGATTTCAGCATCAAGGAAAAAGTGGTTTAGGGCAAGTAAAAGGCGATGAAATCGCAGTTTTCGATGGCGATTTATTTAATGAGCCAAGGGCAACGGGTGAAACTCTTAAGTTAGCCGATGTCACAATCGACATTCCTTGCGTACCATCCAAAATGGTTGCTATGGTCGATAACTTTCACGCATTGGTAACCAAACTTGAGCATGCAGTACCTGCCGAGCCTTTGTACTTCCTTAAGGGTAACAATTCTTTTTTGGCCGCCAACCAAGTTATTCGCACCCCCAAATCCTACTCTGGAAAAGTAGTTTACGAAGGAGAGCTTGGCATTGTGATTGGGAAGAGATGCCATGAAGCAGATGAAACAGAAGCATCTCAGGCCATTTTTGGTTACACCTGCATTAATGATGTGACAGCTATCGAAATACTGAATCGCGATCCCGGGTATGCCCAATGGACTCGTGCCAAAAGTTTTAATACCTTTGGTGTATTTGGCCCTTACATCACCACCGATGTAGATCCAAGCAAGCTTACGATCAAAACAATTCTTAATGATCAAGAGCGTCAAAACTACCCAATCGCAGATATGATCTTCCCGCCTGCAAAATTAGTGAGCTTAATTTCACAAGATGTCCCACTTGAAGCGGGTGACATTATTGCGTGCGGCACCTCTGTAGGCGTTGGGACCATGAAACCTGGCAGCAATGTGAGCATCATTATTGATGGCGTTGGACAACTCAATAATCGCTTCGAATAA
- a CDS encoding reductase, whose translation MSKTSELVFAPEQDQPVRYMERTRSYYLGLGYDNPYVWAHYVDVPFSPIKKPLSDSVLGLITTAVPYDPDKGPQGPGSPYNAAAKFYQPYKQSITDNIDLRISHVGIDRKHANMEDINCWFPLEAAKRAVAAKVIKALSPHFYGLPTNRSQRHTLEIDAPQILEMLRADSVDVAILIPNCPICHQSQSLLARYLEAAGISTVVMGAAKDIVEYCGVPRFLFSDFPLGNAAAKPNDVHSQDLNFSLALGLIEVAPSARTTVQSPLRWSSDPSWKLEYSNIEKLSQQEISRLREEAEQVRITARELRLNSLGT comes from the coding sequence ATGTCTAAAACTTCTGAGCTCGTTTTTGCACCAGAACAAGATCAACCAGTTCGTTATATGGAGCGCACCCGAAGCTATTATTTGGGTCTAGGCTATGACAATCCATATGTATGGGCACACTATGTTGATGTGCCATTTAGTCCTATTAAGAAACCACTCTCAGACTCTGTATTGGGTCTTATAACTACTGCCGTTCCTTATGACCCAGATAAAGGCCCGCAAGGACCAGGCTCTCCTTACAACGCGGCAGCAAAGTTTTATCAGCCCTACAAACAAAGCATCACAGACAATATTGATCTGAGAATTTCCCATGTGGGGATTGATCGTAAACATGCCAATATGGAAGATATTAATTGCTGGTTTCCATTGGAGGCTGCTAAAAGGGCGGTTGCGGCAAAAGTAATCAAGGCACTATCACCACATTTTTATGGCTTGCCTACCAATCGGAGTCAGCGTCATACATTAGAAATTGATGCCCCTCAAATTTTGGAAATGCTGAGGGCGGATAGTGTGGATGTTGCGATATTGATTCCAAACTGCCCAATATGTCATCAAAGTCAAAGTTTATTAGCCAGATATTTGGAGGCTGCAGGAATTTCTACTGTTGTAATGGGCGCGGCTAAAGATATTGTTGAATATTGTGGCGTTCCTAGATTTTTATTTTCTGATTTTCCTTTGGGTAATGCCGCAGCTAAGCCAAACGATGTTCATTCTCAGGATTTAAATTTCTCCTTGGCTCTAGGCTTGATTGAGGTGGCTCCCTCTGCACGTACAACAGTGCAGTCACCCTTAAGATGGTCTTCTGACCCGTCATGGAAGTTGGAGTACTCCAATATAGAAAAACTATCCCAACAGGAGATTTCTCGCTTGCGCGAGGAGGCAGAGCAAGTGCGTATTACCGCACGAGAACTCAGATTAAATAGCTTGGGTACTTAA
- a CDS encoding 2-dehydropantoate 2-reductase produces MKICVIGGGGAIGGYLAVMLARAGNEVTVVARGATLAAIKERGLALIMDDQPEPLVAQVKAVEKIRDAETPDVIILAVKAHQVEPIIDDLAAIMGPETILIPMQNGIPWWYFQKLGGKYQDHSVETVDAGGVAKNAINPNNIIGCVVYPATFTQAPGVIRHVEGNRFPLGELDGKTTERIQKMSEMMGAAGFKSPILDDIRSEIWLKLWGNMTFNPISSLTHGTLEGICQYPLTKELARNMMAEAQTIAEKLGVTFRVDIERRIAGAEKVGKHKTSMLQDLEAGRSLEIDALLGSVIELGKITQTPTPCLNTVFALTKYLDENVQASKGSLALPSVSGY; encoded by the coding sequence ATGAAAATCTGTGTGATCGGTGGAGGTGGCGCCATTGGTGGCTACCTAGCTGTTATGTTGGCTCGAGCGGGCAATGAAGTAACTGTTGTCGCACGTGGCGCTACTTTGGCAGCAATTAAAGAGCGTGGTCTTGCTCTGATTATGGATGACCAACCAGAGCCTTTAGTTGCCCAAGTGAAAGCAGTGGAAAAAATTCGGGATGCTGAGACTCCGGATGTAATTATTTTGGCTGTAAAAGCCCATCAAGTTGAGCCGATCATTGATGATTTAGCAGCCATCATGGGACCAGAAACGATTCTGATACCAATGCAAAACGGTATTCCTTGGTGGTATTTCCAAAAGCTTGGTGGCAAGTATCAAGACCATTCTGTGGAGACGGTGGATGCTGGTGGCGTCGCTAAAAATGCAATTAACCCAAATAACATCATCGGTTGTGTCGTGTATCCAGCAACCTTTACTCAAGCACCTGGCGTTATTCGTCACGTCGAGGGGAATCGTTTCCCTTTAGGCGAGTTGGACGGCAAGACAACTGAGCGGATTCAAAAGATGTCAGAGATGATGGGTGCTGCTGGTTTTAAGTCCCCAATTTTGGACGACATTCGTTCTGAAATCTGGCTCAAGCTTTGGGGCAACATGACTTTCAACCCAATCAGTTCTTTGACTCACGGAACACTCGAGGGCATTTGCCAATATCCTTTGACCAAAGAATTGGCGCGCAACATGATGGCTGAAGCACAGACAATCGCCGAGAAGTTAGGGGTCACTTTCCGGGTTGATATTGAACGTCGTATTGCTGGGGCGGAAAAAGTTGGTAAACATAAGACTTCCATGTTGCAGGACTTAGAAGCGGGGCGTAGTTTAGAAATCGATGCTCTACTGGGATCGGTGATCGAACTCGGCAAGATCACACAAACACCCACACCTTGCTTGAATACCGTGTTTGCTCTAACCAAATATTTGGATGAAAACGTGCAAGCCTCCAAAGGCAGTTTAGCCTTGCCTTCTGTCTCAGGTTATTAA
- a CDS encoding squalene/phytoene synthase family protein, with protein sequence MVRPSKQSPTTNPSADLAYQKAILGSVSRTFALTIPLLPPNIENIVGNTYLLCRIVDTIEDAADLNVQTKQLLSALFLDAVLEKSPVNNFVTPCLEALKHYGNQDELDLISHTPTVLRILHTFNRQDQDAVSRCVSIMSEGMSFFHGKQNQAGLQDLAEFEQYCYVVAGVVGELLTTVFGNHSPAFKERMAGHEDLAIAFGQALQMTNILKDSPEDKARGVSWKPVDTSQADLLKLAYQKLQDSLNYILLIPRQESGIRRFCFLAFGLAVMTLSKIANRTEFSNKDEVKLTRKSVMSFYGFTKIAVKSDTLMKSFFYLFSKSLVK encoded by the coding sequence ATGGTGAGACCATCAAAACAAAGCCCTACAACGAACCCATCAGCAGATCTGGCGTATCAAAAAGCCATTCTAGGCTCTGTTTCTCGCACCTTCGCATTGACGATTCCACTTCTACCCCCCAACATTGAAAATATTGTTGGCAACACCTATTTACTTTGCCGTATCGTAGACACCATTGAAGATGCCGCGGATTTAAATGTTCAAACCAAGCAGTTACTCTCAGCACTCTTTCTAGATGCTGTACTTGAAAAATCACCCGTAAATAATTTTGTCACCCCCTGTCTTGAGGCTTTAAAGCATTACGGCAACCAGGATGAATTGGATTTAATCTCTCATACGCCCACAGTTCTTAGAATTTTGCATACTTTTAATAGGCAAGATCAGGATGCTGTGAGTCGCTGCGTTTCCATCATGTCCGAAGGGATGTCTTTTTTTCATGGAAAACAAAATCAAGCTGGCCTCCAAGATCTCGCCGAATTTGAGCAATATTGTTATGTTGTCGCTGGGGTCGTTGGAGAATTGCTAACAACTGTTTTTGGCAACCACTCTCCCGCATTTAAAGAGAGAATGGCTGGGCATGAAGATTTAGCAATTGCATTTGGGCAAGCGCTGCAAATGACAAACATACTCAAAGATTCACCTGAGGATAAGGCACGCGGAGTTTCTTGGAAGCCAGTGGACACCAGTCAAGCGGACCTCTTGAAACTAGCCTATCAAAAATTACAAGACTCCCTAAATTACATTCTTTTGATACCTAGGCAAGAGAGTGGTATTAGGCGTTTTTGTTTTTTAGCTTTTGGCTTAGCCGTTATGACTCTTTCAAAGATTGCTAATCGAACAGAATTTAGCAACAAAGATGAGGTAAAACTTACTAGAAAAAGCGTTATGAGTTTTTATGGCTTTACGAAGATTGCAGTAAAAAGCGATACCCTCATGAAGTCTTTTTTCTACCTATTTAGCAAATCATTGGTTAAGTAA
- a CDS encoding methylated-DNA--[protein]-cysteine S-methyltransferase: MARSNTLKHGEGVSYCVVAAPFGRLGILTELVDGSLMLSKIDYLPRDAKLSSPKNALAKEVALQCTAYFKDPNWIFDLPIKPSGTEHQKKVWDSIQEIPAGKTKTYGEVAKKIKSGARAVGTACGANPYPLITPCHRVVSAQGIGGFMKENSPGLYRQIKLWLLKHEGAL; this comes from the coding sequence ATGGCAAGATCAAATACTCTAAAACACGGCGAAGGTGTTAGTTATTGTGTGGTAGCAGCGCCTTTTGGGCGACTTGGAATTTTGACGGAGTTGGTCGACGGAAGTTTAATGCTGTCTAAGATTGACTATTTGCCACGGGATGCCAAATTAAGTTCTCCTAAGAATGCATTAGCTAAGGAGGTTGCGCTTCAATGCACGGCTTACTTCAAGGATCCAAATTGGATATTTGATTTACCCATCAAACCATCTGGTACAGAACATCAGAAAAAAGTGTGGGACAGTATTCAAGAGATACCAGCTGGAAAAACAAAAACATATGGAGAGGTGGCTAAGAAAATTAAGAGTGGGGCGCGTGCCGTGGGAACAGCATGTGGTGCAAATCCTTACCCCTTAATTACACCCTGTCATCGAGTAGTATCCGCTCAAGGTATCGGGGGGTTTATGAAAGAGAATTCTCCTGGCCTGTATCGCCAAATTAAATTGTGGCTTTTAAAGCATGAAGGTGCTTTATAG
- a CDS encoding polyprenyl synthetase family protein — protein sequence MPSTVKINDLSQILAPIALDFKALDEVIRQRLASKVALIDQISTYIIQAGGKRVRPALLMLVAKALANGKETAHILEMSAVVEFIHTATLLHDDVVDESTLRRGRETANAAFGNAASVLVGDFLYSRAFQMMVRPNDLRVMQILSDATNTIAEGEVLQLLNMNDPEVDEASYLQVIRYKTAKLFEASTELGAILANATDTQREQAAAFGRHIGTAFQLMDDLLDYTASAAQMGKNAGDDLREGKPTLPLIYLLENGTSEEQLLVRAAIEQNQDLPDDVFAQILAAVQNSGALDYTQAVAKREADLALSYLKDFPVNEATKALEALCAYSLTRQT from the coding sequence ATGCCTAGCACTGTCAAAATCAATGACTTAAGCCAAATCCTGGCCCCAATTGCCTTAGATTTCAAGGCTTTAGATGAGGTTATTCGTCAACGTTTGGCCTCAAAAGTGGCCTTAATTGACCAAATTTCCACCTATATCATCCAGGCTGGCGGCAAACGGGTCAGACCTGCGCTCTTGATGTTGGTGGCAAAAGCCCTAGCAAATGGCAAAGAAACTGCCCATATCTTAGAAATGTCCGCTGTTGTCGAATTCATTCATACAGCCACCCTCTTACACGATGATGTAGTCGATGAATCGACCCTCCGCAGGGGTCGCGAGACAGCCAATGCCGCTTTTGGCAATGCGGCAAGCGTCCTGGTTGGAGACTTCCTATACTCTCGCGCCTTCCAAATGATGGTGAGACCCAACGACCTTAGAGTAATGCAAATCTTGTCAGATGCGACAAATACGATTGCTGAAGGCGAAGTTCTGCAACTCCTGAATATGAACGATCCCGAAGTGGATGAAGCTAGTTATCTGCAAGTCATTCGCTACAAAACTGCGAAGCTTTTTGAAGCTTCCACAGAACTAGGCGCTATTTTGGCAAATGCCACCGATACTCAACGCGAACAAGCTGCGGCATTTGGTCGCCATATTGGTACTGCCTTTCAGTTAATGGACGACTTACTCGATTACACCGCTAGCGCTGCTCAGATGGGGAAAAACGCTGGGGATGATCTTCGCGAGGGTAAACCGACCCTACCTCTCATTTACTTATTAGAAAATGGCACTAGTGAAGAACAACTTTTAGTTCGCGCAGCAATTGAGCAAAACCAAGATTTACCTGATGATGTATTTGCGCAAATTTTAGCTGCCGTACAAAACTCTGGCGCCCTAGATTACACACAAGCAGTCGCCAAGCGTGAAGCAGACTTAGCCCTTTCTTACCTAAAGGACTTCCCCGTAAATGAAGCCACTAAAGCGCTGGAGGCCTTGTGTGCATACTCTCTCACAAGACAAACTTAA
- the rplU gene encoding 50S ribosomal protein L21, translating into MYAVIKTGGKQYKVAAGEKLKIEQIPAEIGSEITLDQVLAVGEGASLKLGDPLVNGAAVMATVVSQGRHDKVTIFKMRRRKHYQKHQGHRQNFTEILINTIKA; encoded by the coding sequence ATGTACGCGGTCATAAAAACCGGTGGCAAACAGTATAAAGTTGCCGCAGGCGAAAAATTGAAAATAGAACAGATACCAGCGGAAATCGGCAGCGAAATCACTCTTGACCAAGTCCTCGCCGTTGGCGAAGGCGCTTCACTGAAATTAGGTGATCCATTGGTTAATGGTGCAGCTGTGATGGCCACTGTCGTCTCCCAAGGACGTCACGATAAAGTGACAATCTTTAAGATGCGCCGTCGCAAGCATTATCAAAAGCACCAAGGCCATCGTCAAAATTTCACTGAAATTTTGATCAACACGATTAAAGCCTAA
- a CDS encoding type II secretion system F family protein, translating to MALKKHDQLRFAEQLLTLLDAGLPLLNAIELIYSTAPKSWLPCLSSIHAQLKKGESFSQCLRNQNNQFSIEFINLIKVSERTGDFCLALKTICQQLEAQIELRRKIQQSMSYPLITLASSCLLVIVMMIWVVPVFKEVFDQFQAELPGPTKALIEASSWLEEFCIEIIFILFISMTLFGFAWVKLPRLQKYCDRASFCLPLIGQLLRLATLTYWCRTLGHLLSSGLPLLDALRVTAQSSNHWLSHDYTAEIFKHLTRGWPLGDSIVKADPRHLLFDLETLQLLKIASESGALADMLQRRSMVLGSQLSSRLNTLSQSLEPLLIIIVGLIIGGLVIILYLPIFNLGQIV from the coding sequence ATGGCATTAAAAAAGCATGATCAACTTCGCTTTGCCGAACAACTCTTAACTCTTCTAGATGCTGGCCTACCCCTTCTAAATGCAATAGAGCTCATATATTCGACCGCACCAAAAAGTTGGCTACCTTGCTTAAGCAGCATTCACGCCCAACTCAAAAAAGGAGAAAGTTTTTCACAGTGCCTACGTAACCAAAATAATCAATTCTCTATTGAGTTCATCAACCTAATTAAAGTGAGCGAACGAACTGGTGACTTTTGCTTAGCACTTAAAACAATCTGCCAACAGCTCGAAGCTCAAATTGAGTTACGCCGAAAAATTCAGCAGTCTATGAGTTATCCCCTCATCACGCTGGCAAGCTCATGTCTTTTGGTAATTGTCATGATGATTTGGGTCGTACCTGTCTTTAAGGAAGTTTTCGACCAATTTCAAGCCGAGTTACCTGGGCCCACAAAAGCCCTGATTGAAGCATCTTCCTGGCTAGAAGAATTCTGTATTGAAATCATTTTTATTTTATTTATCTCGATGACTCTTTTTGGCTTTGCATGGGTAAAACTTCCTCGACTGCAAAAGTATTGTGATCGAGCCAGTTTTTGCCTTCCTCTCATTGGCCAACTCCTCAGGCTAGCAACGCTGACATATTGGTGTAGGACATTGGGCCACCTACTTAGTTCTGGATTGCCTCTACTAGACGCCTTGAGGGTCACAGCCCAATCATCAAATCATTGGCTCAGCCATGACTACACCGCTGAAATATTCAAACATTTAACTCGCGGCTGGCCTCTGGGTGATTCGATAGTTAAAGCAGATCCCAGGCATCTTTTATTTGACTTGGAAACCTTACAACTGCTAAAAATTGCCTCAGAAAGCGGCGCACTTGCGGACATGCTTCAAAGACGCTCAATGGTTCTAGGATCCCAATTAAGCAGTAGGCTAAATACCTTAAGCCAAAGCTTAGAGCCTTTATTAATCATTATTGTTGGGCTGATTATTGGTGGCTTAGTCATCATCCTGTACCTACCCATTTTTAACTTAGGGCAGATTGTTTGA
- a CDS encoding sodium:solute symporter family protein: protein MLIWFVIIYWVISVGIGLWAALRVKDTADFAAAGHSLPLPIVTATVFATWFGSETVLGIPATFLKEGLGGVVADPFGSSLCLILVGLFFARHLYNRRMLTIGDFFREKYGRTVEVLVTLCIVVSYLGWVAAQIKALGLVFNVVSEGSISQTGGMLIGAGSVLIYTLFGGMWSVAITDFIQMIIIVIGMLYIGGEMTTQTGGVSVVIEHAVAAGQFSNFWPDMNLASILGFVAALCTMMLGSIPQQDVFQRITSSKNVNIAVQAALLGGVLYFIFAFVPMYLAYSATLISPDLVKEYLSTDPQMILPKLILGHAPIIAQVMFFGALLSAIKSCASATLLAPSVTFAENIVRGFFKHLSDQDLLKVMRITVLCFAVVVTFFAVNSELSIFKMVESAYKVTLVAAFVPLAFGVYWPRANSLGGLLAVVGGLTIWISCEILAPNAILPPQLAGLFASIGGMILGSLVPKDSLKAV, encoded by the coding sequence GTGCTTATTTGGTTCGTCATCATTTATTGGGTTATTTCGGTTGGTATCGGCTTGTGGGCGGCATTGCGAGTGAAAGATACCGCTGACTTCGCTGCGGCTGGACACAGCCTGCCCTTACCAATTGTGACTGCCACTGTATTTGCAACTTGGTTTGGTTCAGAGACTGTTTTAGGAATTCCTGCAACTTTCTTAAAAGAAGGTCTTGGAGGTGTCGTTGCAGACCCCTTTGGCTCTTCCCTCTGTTTGATTTTGGTAGGCCTCTTTTTTGCTCGTCATCTATATAACCGTCGCATGCTCACTATTGGCGATTTTTTCCGTGAAAAGTATGGTCGCACTGTAGAGGTTTTAGTCACGCTCTGCATTGTTGTTTCTTATTTAGGTTGGGTTGCAGCTCAAATTAAAGCTCTTGGGCTTGTATTTAATGTCGTATCTGAAGGTAGTATTTCTCAGACGGGTGGCATGTTGATAGGGGCAGGTAGTGTTCTTATTTACACCTTATTTGGTGGTATGTGGTCTGTGGCGATTACTGACTTTATTCAGATGATCATCATCGTAATCGGCATGTTGTATATCGGCGGCGAAATGACTACTCAAACTGGTGGCGTATCTGTGGTGATTGAGCACGCGGTGGCGGCCGGTCAATTTAGTAATTTTTGGCCAGATATGAATTTAGCGTCCATCTTGGGATTCGTGGCAGCTTTATGCACCATGATGTTAGGTTCTATTCCTCAGCAAGATGTATTCCAGCGAATAACTTCTTCTAAAAATGTCAATATCGCAGTTCAAGCGGCTTTGCTGGGTGGGGTACTTTATTTTATTTTTGCTTTTGTGCCGATGTATTTGGCTTACTCCGCAACTTTGATTAGTCCAGACCTAGTCAAAGAATACTTATCAACCGATCCGCAAATGATCTTGCCTAAATTGATTTTGGGTCATGCGCCAATCATTGCGCAGGTAATGTTCTTCGGGGCATTGTTATCCGCAATTAAAAGTTGTGCGAGTGCAACTTTATTGGCTCCATCGGTAACTTTTGCTGAAAATATTGTCCGAGGATTTTTTAAGCATTTATCTGATCAAGATTTATTGAAAGTCATGCGGATTACGGTCCTATGCTTTGCTGTGGTAGTCACTTTCTTTGCTGTGAATTCAGAATTATCTATTTTTAAGATGGTGGAGAGTGCTTATAAAGTCACTCTGGTGGCTGCTTTTGTGCCACTTGCATTTGGGGTCTATTGGCCAAGAGCAAACTCTTTAGGCGGCCTGTTGGCAGTTGTAGGGGGCTTAACTATTTGGATAAGTTGCGAAATCTTGGCACCAAATGCCATATTGCCACCTCAATTAGCCGGCTTATTTGCCAGCATTGGAGGCATGATTTTGGGTAGTCTGGTGCCAAAAGATTCATTAAAAGCAGTCTAG
- a CDS encoding HlyC/CorC family transporter gives MDTFFDDWPFYSQVALVLFLLALSGFFSMAETSMLSSNRHRLRAMANSGNTGAALAERLLKRIDSLLSVLLISNNLINTILPILVTGIALHIFGDNGFVLSIATLVVALLIIIFSEITPKVIGAAFPEKIASNVGWFILPLTFALKPLLWFINSFVSGLMKVSGLQSSSDSRAMSKEELRSLVLESNRFVSNHHRNILLNLFNLENITVDDVMTPRSKIEVLDLSRPIDEVVQQLETCYHNKLPVSDGDSDRIIGILSVKKALSLLGDTDLKHDDFRVLLNEPYFIPSGTPVLQQMQFFQDNQQRLSLVVNEYGEVLGLVTFEDIVEELIGEFTTSFSNLSTNPRWLNDGTYIASGGASLRDLNRLLNLNLPLDGPRTLNGLILEKLEAIPDHDVSIRIAGIVMEIVQFDEYGVKTVKLYRPTTLTQDQD, from the coding sequence ATGGACACCTTTTTTGACGATTGGCCGTTTTACAGTCAAGTTGCTCTAGTCCTATTTTTACTTGCGCTCTCTGGCTTTTTCTCTATGGCAGAGACCAGCATGCTCTCATCCAATCGCCATCGTCTACGTGCCATGGCTAATAGTGGTAATACTGGTGCGGCTTTAGCCGAAAGACTCCTGAAGCGAATTGATTCATTGCTATCTGTATTGCTGATCTCCAACAACTTGATTAATACAATTTTGCCAATTTTGGTTACAGGCATAGCTCTACATATCTTCGGGGACAACGGATTTGTACTCTCCATTGCTACTTTGGTCGTGGCTTTACTCATCATCATTTTTAGTGAGATTACCCCCAAAGTAATTGGTGCCGCATTTCCTGAAAAAATTGCTTCTAATGTCGGTTGGTTTATCTTGCCCCTCACATTCGCACTAAAGCCATTGCTTTGGTTTATCAATAGCTTTGTTTCGGGCTTAATGAAAGTATCGGGCTTGCAATCCTCTTCCGACAGTAGAGCCATGAGCAAGGAAGAGTTGCGCAGTTTAGTTTTGGAATCAAATCGTTTTGTATCCAACCATCATCGTAATATTCTGCTCAACTTATTCAATCTAGAAAATATTACTGTTGATGATGTCATGACGCCTAGATCGAAAATAGAAGTATTGGATCTATCAAGGCCAATTGATGAAGTAGTTCAGCAACTTGAAACCTGCTATCACAATAAATTGCCCGTTAGCGACGGTGACTCTGATCGAATTATTGGCATTCTTTCGGTGAAAAAAGCTCTATCCCTGCTTGGCGACACTGACCTAAAGCATGATGATTTTAGAGTTTTACTAAACGAGCCCTACTTCATCCCTAGCGGTACACCTGTATTGCAGCAAATGCAATTTTTCCAAGATAACCAACAACGATTAAGTCTAGTGGTGAATGAATATGGCGAGGTTTTAGGTTTAGTCACTTTTGAAGACATCGTTGAAGAATTAATTGGTGAATTCACCACCTCTTTCTCAAACTTATCAACTAATCCACGCTGGCTAAATGACGGAACCTATATAGCATCTGGTGGAGCATCTTTGCGAGATCTCAATCGACTTCTCAATCTTAACCTTCCATTAGATGGGCCACGCACTTTAAACGGCCTTATTCTAGAAAAGCTTGAAGCAATACCTGACCACGACGTCAGCATTCGTATTGCTGGCATTGTCATGGAAATCGTCCAATTTGATGAGTATGGCGTAAAAACAGTAAAACTCTATCGACCAACCACCTTGACCCAAGATCAAGATTGA